TAACGGCAGCAGCCTACATCATCTCAAGGCCACGACGTTTCGCTTAAGATCGAAGTGTGTACGCGAGGGTTCCGTCGGCTACATCCGCTGCGGCATCTCCTCGGCCTCTTCCTTCGCCAGCAAGAGCAGCATCTCGATGCCCATCTCGCCTTCCTGCGGCGAGCGGATGAACTTGATTTCGTCGGCGGTCTTTTGCAGTTCCGCGACGATCGCCACGGCCTGGTTGGCCGTCGCCGCCTCGGTCGCCAGAACTGCCTTCTGGTTCTTCGCTTGATAACCGATCGTGTAGGACATTCGATTCCTCCCTGCCGAACACCAGTTCGTCAGATGAAGAGATCGAATACGAGTCCGGATTGCGACGAAAGCCGGGGCAACTACGGATCATCTGTGGACAAGGGAACGCTGGCCCTCTCCAACCCGCCGTCGCTCACCAGTTTCATCCGAAAGGTTCCCGTGAGTGCCAGGGCTCTTCAGGTTGGAGGCTGCACGGGCGACGAGTTCCGGTTTTCGCCTATGGCTCTTGTGCCAGCACAGGGCTCGCGCTCATCTTCTTTGAGGAGGCGCACGATCTCGGCGAGATAATATCTTCGCCAGCCCTTCTGGAGGTCTGTCAGCGCTTCAAGATCACGGTCTGTGAGGGCGAGCATGCAGACCCTTGCGCAAAAGCGTTCGTCCAGCACGTCTACAGATGCCGCAACCGGCCACCCCGCCGACGGCGCAATGCAAGGCCCCGTCGTCTTGACACAGGAGCTGGGGCGTTCGTGCACCCAGGCCACGTTTGCGAACGGCATCCACATCATGCCGTTGCCGACGTTGAAGCGGCCGTCGAACTTGGTGCCGAGGAAAACCGGCAGCGAGGACACGTTGTGCGACGCGTAGCTCAAGCCCAGCACGCCCGTTCCGGTCCCGGCCGTGCTGGTTTCGGTATAGGCCGCCTGCCACAACCGCGCGGCCTGCACGGCTGCGAACGGCGTCACCGACACCCGGCTGAAATCATAGATCCGGCCGATCTCGAGCCGTCCGCCGAGTTGGTCGCTACCGAACGATCCCTTGGCGATCTCGTCCGCGCCGATGCCGGTGATGGTGCGGGTCGTGGAGTTGTTGAAATGGCTATAGGCGAGCTGCGCTGAGACGTAGGTCGCGCCAAAACGCTGCATCGCGTAGGCGCCGACATGGGCACCGTCGAGCTTACCCGACGTGGCGCGATCGTCGACGTTGAACGTCGCGCTGGAGCCGCCGACGGCGATGCCGACCAGAAGGTCGGGACCGAAGAGATGATCGACGCCAGCCGCACCGCCCGTGATGCGATCGCTGAAGCCCGCGATACCAGCCGTTGCGTCGCCGGTGAGCGACTGGCCGGCGCCGAAGCCGGACGCCCAGACATTCCATTGCGGTTGCGCAAGCGGCGGTGCCTTCAGCGCGTTGAAGGCCGAGGTGACCGGCCGTTCCGCGGCGTAGCCGAGCGCGCCCGCGCCCGCGACGTCGCCGCGGTGGCCCGTGCGCCACGCGTCCATCTGGCCGTCCATGGACTGGCCGAACAGGGAGCCGGCGGCAAAGGCGGTGTTTTGCGTGCCGCTGGTGCCCTCGCCTGAGAGCTGGTCGAGCACGCGCAACGAGCCGGCCACCAGAAGCTGCGAATAGAACGTCGCAGCCGCGCCCGTGAGCGACGGCGAATAGCCGGCTTCGAGCGCGTTGCCGACCGCGCGCTGGTTCGCGGTCTCGCCCGCGATTGCGCCGAAGGCCTGGCGGGTCAGGGTCAGGTGGACGGAGGCGGCGCTATAGGTCGCGGCTGCGGTGAAGAAGACCGACGACGAGGTGACGCTGGCAAACTGGCCAGTGACCGAGGTAATGGTCTGGACCACGTCGGTGTAGGTGGTCGACGACTGATAGAGCCCCGGCTGGAGCACCGCCCGCAAGGTGCCGTCGAGCTTGACCTGGCCGTCGGTCAAGAGCCCGTCACGAAGGCCTGCACTGTCGACACGCAGCGCCAGCGTGCCCTGCGCGGTCTGGGTAAACGTGCCGCCGATGTAGAAGATGGCCGGTATGAGCGGCGTTGCCGGGTCGCTGATCGTGATCAACCCGGAATTGGTCAGGCTGACGCCACCACCACCCAAGAGAAAAATCTGTCCGTCCAGCGTGCCGTTATTGGTGACGGTGGTGCCGGTCGTGCCCAAGGAGAGCAGCGAAAAGCCGTTCCGACCGCCTATGATCGTACCGTTGTTGGTGATGATATCGTTGATGCCTTCAATATCCACCGCAGTTCCGTTCGTGCCGGGCGCATAGATCGTGCCATTGTTCGTCACCGTGGTGCCAATGTTCCAGACGGTGACGCCGAGTCCATCCTTGCCGAGGGCGGTGATGGTGCCCTTGTTGATAAGCGTGTCGTCGGTCTGCGTGGCGACGCCCGTCGCGTTGAAGCCGGTGTTGCTGCCTACCGTGATGACACCCGAATTCCGGATGATGTCACCGCCGTTCGTGACAATACCGTATGATCCCACTCCGGTGAGCGTGATGGTGCCGGAATTGGTGATCGTATTGCCACTACCGGCGTCCCCGACACCGGTGGCGCCTTGCGCCGTCGCATTGATCGTCCCCGTATTGGAGAGAGCGTTGTTATTTCCGAGCGCGAACATGGCGGTAGAACCGGCACCCACCGTGATCGTACCGGTGTTGGTAAAGTTGTTGTTGTCCAAACCCTGCATACCGAGACTGCTGTTGCCAACGGCGATCGTGCCATTGTTGATCGCAGTGTTGCCGCTGCCGAGATTGAGCGCGATCTGGCTCGCGCCGACGGTGATCGAGGCATTCGGCTGAACCGTGACCGTCAGATTGTTTTCGGCACCCGTGCCGAACCCGGTGCTGCTCGCGCCGTCACAGGTGACGGTGCTGCCGGACTGCACACAGGCGGCGACCGCCTGACTTGCGGGGATCGCGACCATTGCAGCTGCTGACAACAAGAACGAAGAGGCCAGCGTTAGGGCGCGCCCGGATCGCGCTTTGGCGGCGAATGCCGGCAGTTGCCCAGACTTAATCCGCGCCGCGCCACTTCTCGATTTCATCAATTTCCCCCAGTTCTCTGCCGCCGAAGCGATTGTCTCGATCGTCGCCCATACCGATCGTCATCAGAACCTCACCGCAAACGTGCCCTTGACGCTCGAATCTGGTGATTGGCGTTCTGCTGGAACGATAGTCGGAGGCTCGCGCGAGGGCTTGGACCCGCCTGACTTCGACTGGGCCTATATGCTACACATCGCCCGGTTCGCGGCGCGTGTTGCCGTCCGACAACACGGTGGGGGGCAGTCAGGGCACGAAGCCGTTGCGCTGTGGCGCGAGCAGCGGGGCTGACGGCGGGCGTCAGGCAAGCCCGAGCATGGCGCGCGCGTCATCCGAGCTCGCGACTGTGGCACCGAGGCTCTTCACGATCGCGGCGGCATGCGCGACCAGCTCGGCATTGGTCTTCGCCAGCACACCCTTGGACATATAGAGATTGTCCTCCATGCCGACGCGAACATGGCCGCCGAGCAGATAGGCCTGTGCGACCATCGGGAATTCGGCGCGGCCGATGCCGAAGCCGGACCAGATCGCACCCGGCGGCAAGAGGCTGCGCGCATAGAACATGGTCTCTGATGTCGCGGAGAAGCCGTATTTCACGCCGAGCACAAGGGAGAACAGGCCCGGCCCCTTCAGCGTACCGTCGGCAAGGAGATCGCGCGCGAGG
This region of Bradyrhizobium sp. CCGUVB1N3 genomic DNA includes:
- a CDS encoding autotransporter domain-containing protein encodes the protein MVAIPASQAVAACVQSGSTVTCDGASSTGFGTGAENNLTVTVQPNASITVGASQIALNLGSGNTAINNGTIAVGNSSLGMQGLDNNNFTNTGTITVGAGSTAMFALGNNNALSNTGTINATAQGATGVGDAGSGNTITNSGTITLTGVGSYGIVTNGGDIIRNSGVITVGSNTGFNATGVATQTDDTLINKGTITALGKDGLGVTVWNIGTTVTNNGTIYAPGTNGTAVDIEGINDIITNNGTIIGGRNGFSLLSLGTTGTTVTNNGTLDGQIFLLGGGGVSLTNSGLITISDPATPLIPAIFYIGGTFTQTAQGTLALRVDSAGLRDGLLTDGQVKLDGTLRAVLQPGLYQSSTTYTDVVQTITSVTGQFASVTSSSVFFTAAATYSAASVHLTLTRQAFGAIAGETANQRAVGNALEAGYSPSLTGAAATFYSQLLVAGSLRVLDQLSGEGTSGTQNTAFAAGSLFGQSMDGQMDAWRTGHRGDVAGAGALGYAAERPVTSAFNALKAPPLAQPQWNVWASGFGAGQSLTGDATAGIAGFSDRITGGAAGVDHLFGPDLLVGIAVGGSSATFNVDDRATSGKLDGAHVGAYAMQRFGATYVSAQLAYSHFNNSTTRTITGIGADEIAKGSFGSDQLGGRLEIGRIYDFSRVSVTPFAAVQAARLWQAAYTETSTAGTGTGVLGLSYASHNVSSLPVFLGTKFDGRFNVGNGMMWMPFANVAWVHERPSSCVKTTGPCIAPSAGWPVAASVDVLDERFCARVCMLALTDRDLEALTDLQKGWRRYYLAEIVRLLKEDEREPCAGTRAIGENRNSSPVQPPT